The Micromonospora sp. NBC_00421 genome contains a region encoding:
- a CDS encoding S8 family serine peptidase encodes MLLLSSATLWVAPSDAAAQMESGTKKIREDQWHLRYLKVDDAHRISQGAGTIIAIPDTGAARHPDLQRNLLAGIDLTTRGESDGLQDQDSHGTGMAGLIAAHGRLKSGALGIAPKSKILPVRIKRTNEQGASDDLAAGIDYAVSHKVSVISISMAGDPDIQLQKAVRGAIEANIVVVAGAGNLPSRRSVGYPAAYPGVIAVGGTNQHGQHAPISVSGPEVDVVAPAVDIYSTSINGKYRKGTGTSDATAIVAGAAALVRSKYPYLPASEVVHRLTATAVDKGPPGRDDEYGYGVIDLVAALTADVPPLGFESATATAPNTGATSAAAQPAGGKSDSGATVRGWATLGVIVAAGCGFLVWRRRRRADDPPPRISR; translated from the coding sequence ATTCTTCTTCTATCCTCAGCGACCCTCTGGGTTGCACCCTCCGACGCAGCAGCCCAAATGGAGAGCGGCACCAAGAAAATTCGAGAGGATCAGTGGCATCTTCGATATCTTAAGGTCGACGATGCGCACCGAATTAGCCAGGGCGCAGGCACCATAATAGCAATACCCGATACGGGTGCCGCCAGACATCCAGACCTGCAGAGAAATCTTCTCGCAGGGATCGATCTGACAACCAGAGGGGAAAGCGATGGCCTGCAAGATCAGGATAGTCATGGCACTGGGATGGCGGGCTTAATTGCCGCGCACGGTCGGCTGAAATCGGGCGCTTTAGGAATAGCTCCAAAATCCAAGATTTTACCCGTTCGCATAAAGCGAACTAATGAACAAGGCGCTAGCGACGATTTAGCCGCCGGCATCGACTATGCCGTCTCGCACAAGGTAAGCGTAATCAGTATTTCAATGGCGGGCGATCCAGATATTCAATTACAAAAAGCGGTCAGAGGTGCAATTGAAGCGAACATCGTCGTTGTGGCGGGAGCAGGCAATCTACCGAGTCGACGAAGCGTTGGTTACCCAGCCGCATATCCAGGCGTCATAGCGGTCGGCGGGACTAACCAACATGGTCAACACGCGCCTATTTCTGTGAGTGGGCCGGAGGTTGATGTTGTCGCGCCTGCGGTTGACATCTACAGCACCAGCATCAACGGTAAGTACCGCAAGGGCACCGGTACGTCTGACGCCACTGCGATTGTGGCTGGTGCGGCGGCCTTGGTCCGGTCGAAGTACCCCTACCTCCCCGCTTCAGAGGTCGTACACCGACTCACGGCCACCGCCGTCGACAAGGGCCCGCCCGGTCGGGACGACGAATACGGCTACGGCGTCATCGATCTGGTGGCCGCCCTCACCGCCGACGTTCCACCCCTCGGCTTCGAAAGCGCCACGGCCACCGCGCCGAACACCGGGGCGACGAGCGCAGCCGCGCAGCCGGCCGGCGGGAAAAGCGACAGCGGTGCCACCGTACGAGGGTGGGCCACGCTGGGGGTGATCGTGGCCGCCGGGTGCGGATTCCTGGTGTGGCGTCGACGTCGACGTGCCGACGACCCGCCCCCGCGGATCAGCCGGTAG
- a CDS encoding Maf family protein: MSNSLPLRLVLASQSPARRKLLQAAGIEPDVLVSGVDESQVIADRAEDLCLELARMKAQAVSDRLRPTPDERTLVLGCDSVLAFDGEILGKPTDAADATRRWGRMRGRSGVLHTGHCLVDVVHESRAEAVASTVVRFADVTDEEIAAYVATGEPLAVAGAFTIDGLGGAFLDGIEGDPGTVVGLSLPLLRRLLRDLELSITDLWTKVAPGAQEVESLG; encoded by the coding sequence GTGTCGAACTCCCTACCGCTCCGCCTCGTGCTCGCCTCGCAGAGTCCCGCCCGCCGCAAGTTGCTCCAGGCCGCCGGGATCGAACCTGACGTCCTGGTGAGCGGGGTGGACGAGTCCCAGGTGATCGCGGACCGGGCCGAGGATCTCTGCCTGGAACTGGCCCGTATGAAGGCGCAGGCCGTGTCCGACCGGCTGCGCCCCACGCCGGACGAGCGGACGCTGGTGCTGGGTTGCGACTCGGTGCTCGCGTTCGACGGTGAGATCCTGGGCAAGCCGACGGACGCGGCCGACGCGACCCGGCGGTGGGGTCGGATGCGCGGGCGCAGCGGGGTGCTGCACACCGGGCACTGCCTGGTCGACGTGGTGCACGAGTCCCGCGCGGAGGCGGTGGCCTCGACCGTCGTACGCTTCGCCGACGTCACCGACGAGGAGATCGCGGCGTACGTGGCCACGGGTGAGCCGTTGGCGGTGGCCGGGGCGTTCACCATCGACGGGCTGGGTGGGGCGTTCCTCGACGGGATCGAGGGTGACCCGGGGACGGTGGTCGGGTTGTCGTTGCCGCTGCTCCGCCGGCTGCTGCGCGATCTGGAGCTGAGCATCACGGACCTGTGGACGAAGGTCGCGCCGGGTGCCCAGGAGGTCGAGTCGCTGGGCTAA
- a CDS encoding O-methyltransferase — MTSKSLPLTPELHAYLVAHGSPPDEIIRDLAAETRAVLPEHSEMQVAPEQAAFLTFLTRLLGVRQAVEVGTFTGLSSLAIARGLPEDGKLTCFDISEEYTGIARSYWQRAGVADRVELRIGPAAERLRELPYERHLDFAFIDADKTGYPVYWAELVPRMRPGAVIAVDNTLRGGRVLAPRDAADRAIAAFNDEVLADVRVDAVMLPLADGVTLARVH; from the coding sequence ATGACCTCGAAGTCGTTGCCGCTGACGCCGGAACTACACGCCTACCTCGTCGCCCACGGTTCTCCGCCGGACGAGATCATCCGTGACCTGGCGGCGGAGACCCGTGCGGTGCTGCCGGAGCACTCCGAGATGCAGGTGGCACCGGAGCAGGCGGCGTTCCTCACCTTCCTGACCCGGTTGCTGGGGGTGCGGCAGGCCGTCGAGGTGGGTACGTTCACCGGGCTGTCCTCCCTGGCGATCGCCCGTGGGCTGCCCGAGGACGGCAAGTTGACCTGCTTCGACATCTCGGAGGAGTACACCGGCATCGCCCGGTCGTACTGGCAGCGCGCGGGGGTGGCCGACCGGGTCGAGTTGCGGATCGGCCCGGCTGCCGAGCGGCTGCGGGAGCTGCCGTACGAACGGCACCTGGACTTCGCCTTCATCGACGCCGACAAGACCGGCTACCCGGTGTACTGGGCGGAGTTGGTGCCCCGGATGCGGCCCGGCGCGGTCATCGCAGTCGACAACACCCTGCGCGGCGGCCGGGTGCTCGCCCCACGTGACGCCGCCGACCGGGCGATCGCCGCCTTCAACGACGAGGTGCTGGCCGACGTCCGCGTCGACGCGGTGATGCTCCCCCTCGCCGACGGTGTCACCCTCGCCCGGGTGCACTGA
- a CDS encoding ABC transporter permease gives MKLARDTWLIFQRQLQLLLRNPVWVFVGVFQPVMYLLLFAPLLKPALNAPTQAAAYKIFVPGLLVLLAIFGGLFQGFGLIAELRAGVIERSRVTPISRLALLLGRSLRDVVSLLVQAVIITLLALLFDLRVFIGDLLLAYLLLALIALMTSAVSYGVALKVKSEDALAPLMNTLAQPVLLLSGILLPLTFAPGWLQGVAEWNPFSWAVDGTRALFAGDLGNDKVWQGLAIIAVLAAAGVFWAARQFARSVR, from the coding sequence ATGAAACTCGCCCGCGACACCTGGCTGATCTTCCAACGCCAACTCCAACTGCTGCTGCGCAACCCGGTCTGGGTCTTCGTCGGCGTCTTCCAGCCGGTGATGTACCTGCTGCTCTTCGCCCCGTTGCTCAAGCCGGCCCTGAACGCGCCCACCCAGGCCGCCGCCTACAAGATCTTCGTACCCGGTCTGCTGGTGCTGCTCGCCATCTTCGGCGGGCTGTTCCAGGGCTTCGGCCTGATCGCCGAGCTGCGCGCCGGGGTCATCGAGCGGTCCCGGGTCACCCCGATCAGCCGGCTCGCCCTGCTGCTCGGCCGCTCCCTGCGCGACGTCGTCTCGCTGCTCGTGCAGGCGGTGATCATCACCCTGCTGGCGCTCCTGTTCGACCTGCGCGTCTTCATCGGCGACCTGCTGCTGGCATACCTGCTGCTGGCGCTGATCGCGTTGATGACCTCGGCCGTCTCGTACGGCGTCGCGCTCAAGGTCAAGAGCGAGGACGCGCTCGCCCCGCTGATGAACACGTTGGCCCAGCCGGTGCTGCTGCTCTCCGGCATCCTGCTCCCGCTGACCTTCGCCCCGGGCTGGCTCCAGGGCGTCGCCGAGTGGAACCCGTTCTCCTGGGCGGTCGACGGCACCCGGGCGCTGTTCGCCGGCGACCTCGGCAACGACAAGGTGTGGCAGGGGCTGGCCATCATCGCGGTGCTCGCCGCCGCCGGAGTCTTCTGGGCGGCCCGGCAGTTCGCCCGCAGCGTCCGCTGA
- a CDS encoding ATP-binding cassette domain-containing protein — protein MIETRGLRKSFRSRQGRETKTVDAVRGVDLQVPAGEIFGFLGPNGAGKTTTLRMLATLIEPDGGEAVIAGADLRKDPAEVRRRIGYVAQGGSTWDECTAREELVLHARMYGIGKADAHRRAVRALEAFQLTEYADRKCKTYSGGQRRRVEIALGIIHEPKIVFLDEPTTGLDPQSRAHMWDEIRRLRTEGMTVFITTHYLDEADALCDRIAIMDHGEVVAEGTPAALKREISGDVVLVGLDVASTPQAAQLLDGEEYLNKLETVDEGGLRLYVDEGTTAIPQILRRLDHAGLTMSSIELHRPSLDDVFLTKTGRSLRES, from the coding sequence ATGATCGAGACCAGGGGGCTGCGGAAGTCGTTCCGCTCCCGGCAGGGTCGGGAGACGAAAACGGTCGACGCGGTACGGGGGGTGGACCTCCAGGTCCCGGCGGGGGAGATCTTCGGCTTCCTCGGCCCCAACGGCGCCGGCAAGACCACCACGCTGCGGATGCTCGCCACGTTGATCGAACCCGACGGCGGCGAGGCCGTCATCGCCGGTGCCGACCTGCGCAAGGACCCGGCCGAGGTGCGCCGCCGGATCGGCTACGTCGCCCAGGGCGGCAGCACCTGGGACGAGTGCACGGCCCGTGAGGAGCTCGTCCTGCACGCCCGGATGTACGGCATCGGCAAGGCCGACGCGCACCGCCGCGCCGTCCGCGCCCTGGAGGCCTTCCAGCTCACCGAGTACGCCGACCGCAAGTGCAAGACCTACTCGGGCGGCCAGCGACGGCGGGTGGAGATCGCCCTCGGCATCATCCACGAGCCGAAGATCGTCTTCCTGGACGAGCCGACCACCGGCCTCGACCCGCAGAGCCGCGCGCACATGTGGGACGAGATCCGCCGGCTGCGTACCGAGGGGATGACCGTCTTCATCACCACCCACTACCTCGACGAGGCCGACGCGCTCTGCGACCGGATCGCGATCATGGACCACGGCGAGGTGGTCGCCGAGGGCACCCCGGCCGCGCTGAAGCGGGAGATCTCCGGCGACGTGGTGCTCGTCGGCCTGGACGTGGCGAGCACCCCGCAGGCCGCCCAACTCCTCGACGGCGAGGAATACCTCAACAAGCTGGAGACCGTCGACGAGGGCGGGCTGCGCCTCTATGTCGACGAGGGCACCACCGCCATCCCGCAGATCCTGCGCCGGCTCGACCACGCCGGGCTGACCATGAGCTCGATCGAGCTGCACCGCCCCAGCCTCGACGACGTCTTCCTCACCAAGACCGGCCGCTCGCTGCGCGAGTCCTGA
- a CDS encoding PadR family transcriptional regulator — protein MMILGLVRWMQPVHGYDVRRELLSWSADKWANVQPGSIYHALRKLTEEGLLRTVATEQVGARPARTTYEVTPKGDEEFETLLRAQWWQLQEAPDPFVAAFSFLPAMPREEAAAALRNRANLLRAGVESMRASLDSDWVRRSKPVHVTWMFELWLARAEAEVAWCGRIAERIDSGVSYLPAGVTGTEGWPGWTDGGPSPGQEK, from the coding sequence ATGATGATCCTGGGGCTGGTCCGGTGGATGCAGCCCGTGCACGGCTACGACGTGCGCCGCGAGCTGTTGAGCTGGAGCGCCGACAAGTGGGCGAACGTGCAGCCCGGTTCGATCTACCACGCGCTGCGCAAGCTGACCGAGGAGGGACTGTTGCGTACGGTCGCCACCGAGCAGGTCGGCGCGCGTCCGGCGCGCACCACCTACGAGGTGACGCCGAAGGGGGACGAGGAGTTCGAGACCCTGCTGCGGGCGCAGTGGTGGCAACTGCAGGAGGCACCCGACCCGTTCGTGGCGGCCTTCTCGTTCCTGCCGGCGATGCCCCGCGAGGAGGCGGCGGCGGCGCTGCGCAACCGGGCGAACCTGCTGCGCGCCGGTGTCGAGTCGATGCGCGCCTCGTTGGATTCGGACTGGGTGCGTCGGAGCAAGCCGGTGCACGTGACCTGGATGTTCGAGTTGTGGCTGGCCCGGGCCGAGGCGGAGGTGGCGTGGTGCGGGCGGATCGCCGAGCGGATCGACTCGGGAGTGTCGTACCTGCCTGCTGGGGTGACCGGGACGGAGGGCTGGCCGGGTTGGACGGACGGCGGTCCGTCACCCGGCCAGGAAAAGTAA
- a CDS encoding acetyl/propionyl/methylcrotonyl-CoA carboxylase subunit alpha, with product MRKVLIANRGEIAVRVIRACRDAGLGSVAVYADSDRDALHTTLADEAYALGGDTAADSYLRIDKLIEVARQSGADAVHPGYGFLSENADFAQAVIDARLTWIGPTPQAIRDLGDKVTARHLAQRAGAPLVPGTSDPVADADEVIAFAVAHGLPVAIKAAFGGGGRGLKVARTLEEIPHLFESATREAVAAFGRGECFVERYLDQPRHVEAQVLADQHGNVIVVGTRDCSLQRRHQKLVEEAPAPFLTAAQRAQIHDSAKAICREAGYHGAGTVEYLVGMDGTISFLEVNTRLQVEHPVTEETAGVDLVREQFRIADGEKLRFTEDPTPRGHAIEFRINGEDPGRNFLPAPGTITALRLPTGPGVRVDTGVSAGDVIGGNFDSLLAKVIVTGETRAEAIERARRVLDEMVVEGMATALPFHRLVVRDAAFTAEPFAVHTRWIETEFDNTVPAFAATAGPADPPAPRETVVVEVGGKRLEVTLPAGLAGGTTTAAPAARKPARRGGGATVGTAVSGDALTSPMQGTIVKIAVADGDTVAEGDLVVVLEAMKMEQPLHAHKAGTIAGLAAEVGAVLTAGAAICTIA from the coding sequence GTGCGCAAGGTTCTCATCGCCAACCGTGGCGAGATCGCCGTCCGCGTCATCCGGGCCTGCCGCGACGCCGGTCTGGGCAGCGTCGCCGTCTACGCGGACTCCGACCGGGACGCCCTGCACACCACCCTCGCCGACGAGGCGTACGCCCTGGGTGGCGACACCGCCGCCGACAGCTACCTGCGCATCGACAAGCTGATCGAGGTGGCCCGGCAGTCCGGCGCGGACGCCGTGCACCCCGGCTACGGCTTCCTCTCCGAGAACGCCGACTTCGCCCAGGCGGTCATCGACGCCCGGCTGACCTGGATCGGCCCCACCCCGCAGGCGATCCGCGACCTCGGCGACAAGGTGACCGCCCGGCACCTCGCCCAGCGGGCCGGCGCACCCCTGGTGCCGGGCACCTCCGACCCGGTCGCCGACGCCGACGAGGTGATCGCCTTCGCCGTCGCCCACGGTCTCCCGGTCGCCATCAAGGCCGCCTTCGGCGGTGGCGGGCGTGGCCTCAAGGTGGCCCGCACCCTGGAGGAGATCCCGCACCTGTTCGAGTCGGCCACCCGGGAGGCGGTCGCCGCGTTCGGCCGGGGCGAGTGCTTCGTCGAGCGTTACCTGGACCAGCCCCGGCACGTCGAGGCGCAGGTCCTGGCCGACCAGCACGGCAACGTGATCGTGGTCGGCACCCGGGACTGCTCGCTCCAGCGCCGGCACCAGAAGCTGGTCGAGGAGGCCCCCGCGCCGTTCCTCACCGCCGCGCAGCGCGCCCAGATCCACGACAGCGCCAAGGCGATCTGCCGGGAGGCCGGCTACCACGGGGCCGGCACGGTGGAATACCTGGTCGGCATGGACGGCACCATCTCCTTCCTGGAGGTGAACACCCGGCTCCAGGTGGAGCACCCGGTCACCGAGGAGACCGCCGGCGTCGACCTGGTCCGTGAGCAGTTCCGGATCGCCGACGGCGAGAAGCTGCGGTTCACCGAGGACCCGACCCCGCGCGGGCACGCCATCGAGTTCCGGATCAACGGCGAGGACCCGGGCCGCAACTTCCTCCCCGCCCCCGGCACCATCACCGCGCTTCGCCTGCCCACCGGTCCCGGCGTACGGGTCGACACCGGGGTCTCCGCCGGTGACGTGATCGGCGGCAACTTCGACTCGCTGCTGGCCAAGGTGATCGTCACCGGCGAGACCCGCGCGGAGGCGATCGAGCGGGCCCGCCGGGTGCTCGACGAGATGGTCGTCGAGGGGATGGCCACCGCGCTGCCGTTCCACCGCCTCGTCGTGCGGGACGCGGCGTTCACCGCCGAACCGTTCGCCGTGCACACCCGGTGGATCGAGACCGAGTTCGACAACACCGTACCGGCGTTCGCCGCCACCGCCGGCCCCGCCGATCCGCCGGCCCCGCGCGAGACCGTCGTGGTCGAGGTGGGTGGCAAGCGGCTGGAGGTCACCCTCCCCGCCGGCCTCGCCGGGGGTACGACCACCGCCGCGCCCGCCGCGCGCAAGCCGGCCCGCCGGGGCGGCGGCGCCACCGTGGGTACGGCGGTCAGCGGCGACGCGCTCACCTCCCCCATGCAGGGCACCATCGTCAAGATCGCCGTCGCGGACGGGGACACCGTCGCCGAGGGTGACCTGGTCGTCGTCCTGGAGGCGATGAAGATGGAGCAGCCCCTGCACGCCCACAAGGCCGGCACAATCGCCGGGCTCGCCGCCGAGGTCGGCGCGGTGCTCACCGCCGGCGCGGCGATCTGCACCATCGCCTGA
- a CDS encoding GuaB1 family IMP dehydrogenase-related protein, whose protein sequence is MRFLHGAVPGHDLTYNDVFMAPARSEVGSRLDVDLSTADGTGTTIPLVVANMTAVAGRRMAETVARRGAIAVIPQDIPIEVVATVVDWVKQRHLVHDTPITLGPTDTVGDAIHLLPKKSHGAVVVVDEAGRPVGVVTEADTHEVDRFAQLQHVMSTELHTVPADADPRTGFERLNAGRRRLAPVVDADGRLVGVLTRQGALRATLYKPAVDDRGRLRIAAAVGINGDVTGKAEALLAAGVDTLVVDTAHGHQQRMISALRAVRRLDPPVPVAAGNVVTADGVRDLIEAGADIVKVGVGPGAMCTTRMMTGVGRPQFSAVLDCAAAARALGRHVWADGGVRHPRDVALALAAGASNVMVGSWFAGTYESPGDLYTEPDGRRYKESFGMASSRAVSARTAEDSAFDRARKAIFEEGISTARMYLDPARPGVEDLIDEIISGVRSACTYAGARTLDEFHERALVGVQSTAGYTEGMPLPTSW, encoded by the coding sequence GTGAGGTTCCTTCATGGCGCGGTTCCCGGGCACGACCTGACCTACAACGACGTCTTCATGGCGCCGGCCCGCTCCGAGGTGGGCTCGCGGCTCGACGTCGACCTGTCCACCGCCGACGGCACCGGCACCACCATTCCCCTGGTGGTGGCGAACATGACCGCGGTGGCCGGGCGGCGGATGGCCGAGACGGTGGCGCGGCGCGGCGCGATCGCGGTGATCCCGCAGGACATCCCGATCGAGGTGGTGGCCACCGTCGTCGACTGGGTCAAGCAGCGGCACCTGGTGCACGACACCCCGATCACCCTGGGCCCGACCGACACCGTCGGCGACGCCATCCACCTGCTGCCCAAGAAGTCGCACGGCGCGGTGGTGGTGGTCGACGAGGCCGGTCGGCCGGTGGGTGTGGTCACCGAGGCGGACACCCACGAGGTGGACCGGTTCGCCCAGCTCCAGCACGTGATGTCCACCGAGCTGCACACCGTGCCGGCCGACGCGGACCCGCGTACCGGATTCGAACGGCTCAACGCGGGGCGGCGTCGGCTGGCCCCGGTGGTGGACGCCGACGGTCGCCTGGTCGGCGTGCTCACCCGGCAGGGCGCGCTGCGCGCCACCCTCTACAAGCCGGCGGTCGACGACCGGGGACGGCTGCGGATCGCGGCGGCGGTGGGCATCAACGGCGACGTCACCGGCAAGGCCGAGGCGCTGCTCGCGGCAGGTGTCGACACCCTGGTGGTGGACACCGCGCACGGGCACCAGCAGCGGATGATCTCCGCGCTGCGGGCGGTCCGCAGGCTGGACCCGCCGGTGCCGGTGGCGGCCGGCAACGTGGTCACCGCCGACGGGGTACGCGACCTGATCGAGGCGGGCGCGGACATCGTCAAGGTCGGGGTCGGACCGGGCGCTATGTGCACCACCCGGATGATGACCGGCGTCGGTCGGCCGCAGTTCTCGGCGGTGCTGGACTGCGCCGCGGCGGCCCGAGCGCTGGGCCGGCACGTCTGGGCCGACGGCGGCGTACGACACCCGCGGGACGTGGCGTTGGCGCTGGCCGCCGGGGCGTCCAACGTGATGGTGGGCTCCTGGTTCGCCGGCACCTACGAGTCGCCGGGTGACCTCTACACCGAGCCGGACGGCCGACGCTACAAGGAGAGCTTCGGGATGGCCTCGTCGCGGGCGGTCAGTGCGCGGACCGCCGAGGACAGCGCCTTCGACCGGGCCCGCAAGGCGATCTTCGAAGAGGGCATCTCCACCGCGCGGATGTACCTGGACCCGGCTCGCCCCGGTGTCGAGGACCTGATCGACGAGATCATCTCCGGGGTACGCAGCGCCTGCACCTACGCCGGTGCCCGCACCCTTGACGAGTTCCACGAGCGCGCCCTGGTCGGCGTCCAGAGCACCGCCGGCTACACCGAAGGCATGCCCCTCCCCACCAGCTGGTAA
- a CDS encoding TetR/AcrR family transcriptional regulator codes for MTDTRAYHHGDLPRALLDAAVAAIGDSGPAALSLRDLARRAGVSHAAPTHHFGDKAGLLTALAVEGFDLLAGALTAAGDDLLDVGVAYVDFAVCHRAHFEVMFRPDLYRADAPQVRAARERAGAALHLGVAALPPDRAEPGESRTDALAAWSIVHGFATLWLSGALPPDVEADPRAAARTVIRRLFTPPPPPP; via the coding sequence ATGACCGACACCCGCGCCTACCACCACGGCGATCTGCCACGTGCGCTGCTCGACGCGGCGGTGGCGGCGATCGGGGATTCCGGCCCGGCGGCGCTCAGCCTGCGCGACCTCGCCCGCCGCGCGGGCGTCTCCCACGCCGCCCCGACCCACCACTTCGGCGACAAGGCCGGGCTGCTCACCGCACTCGCCGTCGAGGGGTTCGACCTGCTCGCCGGGGCCCTGACCGCAGCCGGTGACGACCTGCTCGACGTGGGGGTGGCGTACGTGGACTTCGCCGTCTGCCACCGGGCGCACTTCGAGGTGATGTTCCGACCCGACCTCTACCGGGCCGACGCTCCCCAGGTGCGGGCCGCCCGGGAGCGTGCGGGCGCGGCGCTGCACCTCGGCGTGGCGGCCCTACCGCCGGACCGGGCCGAGCCGGGCGAGTCGCGGACGGACGCACTGGCCGCCTGGTCGATCGTGCACGGCTTCGCCACCCTCTGGCTCTCCGGCGCACTGCCCCCCGACGTCGAAGCCGACCCCCGCGCCGCCGCCCGCACCGTCATCCGCCGCCTCTTCACCCCACCCCCACCCCCACCCTGA
- a CDS encoding DoxX family protein translates to MVPLIALLVGTAVARLAGLAGVDALDGWQPALRIGLALLFVTTGFAHFTSPHREGLTAMVPPRLPFPGALVTVTGVLELVGAVGLLIPSTARPVAAGLALMMMAMFPANISAARRGVTLAGRPVTPLGPRTALQILYVGAALTISFGP, encoded by the coding sequence ATGGTTCCGTTGATCGCTCTGCTCGTCGGCACCGCCGTCGCGCGTCTGGCCGGGCTGGCCGGCGTGGACGCGCTCGACGGCTGGCAGCCCGCACTCCGCATCGGCTTGGCGCTGCTGTTCGTGACGACCGGCTTCGCCCACTTCACCTCGCCCCACCGGGAGGGTCTGACCGCCATGGTCCCGCCGCGCCTGCCCTTCCCCGGCGCCCTGGTCACGGTGACGGGAGTGCTGGAACTGGTGGGCGCGGTGGGGCTGTTGATCCCGTCCACCGCCCGTCCGGTCGCCGCCGGCCTGGCCCTGATGATGATGGCGATGTTCCCCGCGAACATCTCGGCGGCCCGGCGCGGCGTGACGCTCGCCGGTCGCCCGGTCACCCCGCTCGGGCCGCGTACCGCGCTCCAGATCCTGTACGTCGGAGCGGCCCTGACCATTTCGTTTGGCCCCTGA
- a CDS encoding MarR family winged helix-turn-helix transcriptional regulator, with the protein MQSEPLAVFPDALRGAPLGRLLSVAGHLVDQHWGRYLAEHHGLTPAGMRVLFTLTHLDDAAHRDVADRCFVRPATLTGIVDTLERDGFVERRRDDADRRSVRLALTDKGREHTRALVARMHTDTPLTSVDADPARRAVIRDFLIEVITTMSDGEDKRLTTQHQESTDHPRPGSHPC; encoded by the coding sequence GTGCAATCGGAACCACTTGCCGTCTTTCCCGACGCGCTCCGCGGGGCACCGCTCGGGCGACTGCTGTCGGTCGCCGGCCACCTCGTCGACCAGCACTGGGGCCGTTATCTCGCCGAACACCACGGCCTGACCCCGGCCGGGATGCGGGTGCTGTTCACCCTGACCCACCTCGACGACGCCGCCCACCGGGACGTCGCCGACCGCTGCTTCGTCCGGCCCGCCACCCTCACCGGCATCGTCGACACCCTGGAACGGGACGGCTTCGTCGAGCGCCGCCGTGACGACGCCGACCGGCGCAGCGTACGGCTCGCGCTGACCGACAAGGGGCGGGAACACACCCGCGCCCTGGTCGCCCGGATGCACACCGACACCCCGCTCACCTCCGTCGACGCCGACCCGGCCAGGCGCGCGGTGATCCGGGATTTCCTGATCGAGGTCATCACGACCATGTCCGACGGGGAGGACAAGAGGTTGACAACACAACACCAGGAATCGACCGACCACCCGAGGCCCGGGAGCCATCCGTGCTGA